One Nicotiana sylvestris chromosome 12, ASM39365v2, whole genome shotgun sequence genomic window carries:
- the LOC138883928 gene encoding uncharacterized protein yields MDSMTQAGLFPADPATSHAGGGAQTPTTPAPGHAAAVYQTPDALPANGDPPVAAVAPQPKPAVDGDSHKLLDRWTRLYPPVFEGERHEDTQDFIDRCRDRLHYMRILESHGVDFTTFQLEGRARRWWQSYVLGKPAGSPPITWGQFAQLFLDRYRESSEICCRVTPQYSGMAREVEIGTEYQLVEEIARRIEGYHQRGREQMQHDKRARFFGEFRGTPARGRGQLGRDHPSRPPYSAPPSARGAPARPYFSAMPKSLYHPPAIQGSSGGYSGPQGSSDSYFSAMPESSYRLFRLLPMGLQAIRPAGASARFYALPARPDAVASDAVITSIISVGGRDTSILFDPGSTYSYVSSLFAHFLVISLEPLGIPVHVSTLVGDSMVVDRIYRSCMVTFYGFKTSVDLLLLDMIDFEIILGMDWLSTYHSVIDCHAKTITLAMPGLSRLEWKGSTVDTSSWVISILKARKMVEKWCLAYLAYVRDTTAESPTIDSVPVVREFADVFPSDLPSMPPDRDIDFYIDLSPGTQPASVPPYRMASKELKELKEQLGELLAKGFVRPSVSSWGAPMLFVKKKDGTMRMVLGCSPRLN; encoded by the exons atggattctatgactcaggctggtttatttccagcagatccagctacatcacatgcaggagggggagcacagacccctactactCCGGCTCCTGGACATGcagctgcagtgtatcagactccggaTGCACTACCTGCAAATGGGGATCCGCCAGTTGCTGCAGTGGCACCCCAGCCCAAGCCAGCTGTGGATGGCGATTCGCAcaagttattggatagatggactaggcttTACCCTCCGGTCTTCGAGGGCGAGCGTCATGAGGATACCCAGGACTTCATAGATAGGTGTAGGGACAGATTGCACTATATGAGGATATTGGAATCAcatggagttgacttcactacttttcagcttgagggcagggcccgtagatggtggcagtcttatgttctAGGCAagccagcaggttctcctcccatcacttggggtcagttcgcacagttattcttggatag ATATAGAGAGAGCTCGGAGATTTGTTGCAGGGTTACACCCCAGTATTCtggcatggcccgagaggtggagataGGTACAGAGTATCAGCTAGTGGAAGAGATTGCTCGTAGGATTGAGGGATATCaccagaggggtagagagcagatgcagcaTGATAAGAGGGCTAGATTCTTCGGAGAGTTCAGAGGTACCccggctaggggtagaggtcagttagGGAGGGATCACCCAagcaggcccccatattcagcaccaccttCTGCTCGGGGTGCTCCAGCGCGTCCTTATTTCAGTGCCATGCCAAAGAGCTTGTATCACCctccagctattcagggttcctccgggGGGTATTCAGGTCCTCAGGGCTCTTCTGATTCTTATTTCAGTGCTATGCCGGAGAGTTCATACCGGCTATTCAGGCTTCTTCCAATGGGTctacaggccatcagg CCAGCCGGCGCTTCAGCCAGATTTTATGCCCTTCCGGCTAGGCCTGATGCAGtggcctcagatgccgtcatcacaagtattatttctGTCGGTGGTAGAGATACTTcaatattatttgatccagggtctacttattcatatgtatcatctctattTGCTCATTTCCTAGTTATTTCTCTTGAGCCTTTGGGCATTCCTGTTCATGTGTCCACCCTTGTGGGCGATTctatggttgtggatcggatctaccggtcctgtATGGTCACATTCTATGGTTTTAAGACTAGTGTGGATCtcctgttgcttgatatgatcgactttgagatcatcctgggcatggattggttatcaacATATCACTCTGTcatagattgccatgccaagactattactTTAGCAATGCCAGGGTTGtcgaggttggagtggaagggttccacagttgatacatctagtTGGGTTATCTCTATCCTGAAGGCTCGGAAAATGGTCGAGAAgtggtgtttggcttatttggcttatgttcgagacaccaccgcagagtctccgacgattgattcagttccagtagttcgagagttcgccgatgtgtttccttctgatcttcctagcatgccaccagatcgtgatattgatttctacaTTGATTTGTCTCCAGGCACCCAGCCTGCATCTGTCCCACCATACCGTATGGCttcgaaagagttgaaggagttgaaggagcagcttgggGAGTTATTAGCAAAGGGTTttgttagacccagtgtatcgtcttggggtgcaccaatgttatttgtgaagaaaaaggatggaactatgcggat GGTgttagggtgttctccaagattgaatTGA